A window of Atribacterota bacterium genomic DNA:
TACTCCGCCCAAAATCAGTGGCTCCCCCAATACTAGAGGGTGGATATCATATCCCAGACCAACCCGCACCTTCATGATCCTATCCTCCAGCGTAGCCATTCTTCTGCAAAAACAAGGTCCTGAGGTGTGGTGATCTTGAGGTTATCTTCTGAACCAACCACGATATGTACCGGCATCCCCAATCTCTCCACTAAAGAAGCATCATCAGTTCCCCAAAAGCCATCCTGTTCAGCACGCTGGAGTGCCTCCCATAAAATTCGAATCCGAAAACCCTGAGGAGTCTGGGCCCTCCAGATTTTTTTTCTATCCAGGGTTCCCTGGATTATTTTTCCGTCCTCAGTCAATTTTAGCGTATCCACACAGGGAACAGCACAGCATACAGCATCGTACTCCTTTAAGTCTTTGAGACACCTCTGTAGCGTTCCCTGATCCAAAAGTGGCCGCACTCCATCGTGAACCAGAACAAAGTCATCTTGATACTCTTTAAGCATTAAAAGCCCCTGGTAAACGGAATCCTGCCTTCGTTGCCCTCCAAAAACATATCGCCTCATCTTTCGATAACGATACTGTTTCCAAATCTGAGTTACAAAAAGGTCCTCATGAAGGGCGTTAATAACCGTTATAACCTCCTCAATCTCAGCACAGCGTTCGAACACATCAAGAGTATGGGCAAGGACCGGCTTCCCAAAAATCGGCAAATATTGCTTGGGAGTGGCACAGTTCATTCTTTCCCCAACTCCTGCAGCCACAACCACCACAAAAAATCGAGTACCGGCCACATCGACACCTCAAGAACGAGCTTTGAGACGAGTAAAAATCATTCTCCCCGCCGGGGTTTGCAGAACACTTGTAACGATGGTGTCCACCACCGTATTAATGTACTTTTTCCCTTCCTCCACCACCACCATGGTTCCGTCATCAAGATATCCTACCCCCTGGTCAGCTTCCTTTCCCTCCCGAATAATCTGTACTCGCAATTCTTCTCCAGGAAGGACATAGGGTTTCAGTGCATTCGAGAGTTCATTAATATTCAGCACTTCTACCCCTTCGAGCTCGGCAATCTTATTCAGGTTAAAATCGTTGGTAATCACTCGGGCCCCAATGGCTTTAGCCAGTTTAATGAGTTTGGCATCAACATCTTTAACATCAGGGAAATCGCGATCCACAATGCGCACATTAACCCGTTTCTCCTTCCTAATTTTGTTCAGGATGTCAAGTCCTCGCCGTCCCCGATTACGTTTGAGTGGATCCTGAGAATCGGCAACCTGCTGGAGTTCCTTCAGTACGAAGCGAGGAACTATAATCTCTCCCTCGATAAAACCGGTCTTACAGATGTCGGCAATTCTTCCATCCACAATGACACTGGTATCCAGAATTTTTCCCCCAACGCTTTGACCTCGAAGCAAACGCATTCTGGGAATACCAGTAAACACCGAAATAATGTCTTCTTTGCGTACCAGAAACAACGTAATCCCCAGTACCCCACAGATTATCGTTACCAGAAGAGGCAACGACGAAAGCTTAAAAGGCAAAAAAGAAATTGGATATGTGAGTAATACCCCAATGACCAGACCCACAATCAGCCCCCCAAGACCGACCAGAATATCGATAGCCGATGTCCGGGAAAAAACATCAGCAATCCGGGGGAAAAAACGGAATAGCGATGCTCCAATCTTCATTTTTATTCCCATAGCGAACCCACCCACAACCAAGGATAATATGACTTTCCAAATTACAACACCCCGCAAAAAGGCTCAGAAACCTCTCCAGAAAGAAAAATTACAAAAGAAAGAATAAAAACAATTCCAAACCACATTCATCCCTCTTTTGACATCACCAAAATCCCCCCTACTAAAAAGAAAACTTCTTCCATCAGAAAAATGCCAAAGTGCCTTCCTTGCCCCCTTTCGTATTCAACAAACACGAAATATCGACTACGACCACATTATACCAATTCAAAAGAAGAAGCAAAACTATGAGAGAAAACCCTCTTGCTTGAGGGCTTCTCCAATGTGGCGGTACAGACTCCAGGTTATCGCTGCATACCTGGATGGAAGAGTATGATGAGGAGTGAAAGTAACGATCCGTTTTGCACCCATACGAAGTGCCTCTTGGACCCGCTGTTCCAGAAACGAAACCGGGCGAATTTCACCGTTGAGGCTGACCTCCCCACAGTAAACCACACTCCGATCCATTGCTTTGTTCATCCGGGAAGAGAGCACACTACAACATACCGCCAAATCGATGGCAACCTCAGTCGCCCTGATGCCGCCCCCCAAACTAAGGTACACATCCTGCTTCGCAAACCGGACCCGGGTAACCTTTTCCAACACCGCAAGTAAAAGATGCAGCCGGTTCAGATCCAACCCCAAACTCACTCGCCGGGGAAAATCGAAATAACTGGGACTGACCAGAGATTGAACCTCAATCATCATGGTCCGTTTCCCTTCAGCAAGAACCGTGCGTACCGTTCCTATACTCGACATTTCCCCATCCCCCACAAAGTAGGAAGAAGGATCCAGAACCTCAGAAAGCCCCTCTTCGCGCATTTCCAGAATCCCTACCTCTTGAGTGGAACCAAAGCGATTCTTTATCCCCCGCAACATACGCAGGGGTCTCTGTGGATCCCCCTCAAGATAAAGGACCACATCAACAAGATGCTCCAAGGTTTTGGGTCCAGCAACCAGGCCCTCTTTGGTCACATGACCCACTAGGAATAGAGCCACGTTATTCCTTTTCGCTATCTCCATAAACTGAATACTCAATTCCCGAATTAAAGCCACACTTCCCGGAAGAAGTTCCGTTGTGCCCTTCCCCAGATTCTGGATGGAATCCACGATGACCACCTGGGGTGCTAACGAAGAAAGAACAGCAGTAATCTCTTCAAAATCGTCAGTAGAAAGAAGAAAAAGGTGAGGACTTCGTTCCATTTGCAAACGTTCCACTCGAAGGTATATTTGATGGAGTGACTCTTCGCTGCTCACGTAGAGGACTTTTTTCCCAAACCTGGTCATTCCTTCAGCTATTTTTAGCAAAAGAGTCGATTTACCAATTCCGGGGTCGCCACTCAAAAGCAGAAGCGACCCTTCCACGACTCCTCCCCCAAGAACTCGATCCACTTCTTTAAGTCCAGTAGAAAAGCGTTTTTCTCTAGGAGAGAGGTTATCTTGCATCTCAGCCAAAGACGAAGGAACACAGAAAGAAGAAGAGGAAGAGAGCTTTTTACGGGATGACTTCTCAACCTCATAAAAAGAGTTCCACTCCCCACATTGGGGGCATCTACCCAGCCAACTGGGGGTGGAATAACCACAAGTCTTACAAAAGTACGTCATGACCCCTCAAGCCTTCAAAGAAAGCTCTAAAGGGAGAATTTTGGTAAAATTGGCTTTACCCTCTTCCAGGGTTACGAGGACTTTATCGCCTTCCTTAAAAACCCCCTTCAACATCAAATCTGAAAGCGGATCTTCCAGAATTCTCTGAATGGCCCGGCGCAAGGGACGAGCCCCAAAATTGGGGTCATATCCTTCCTTGGCGATGAAAGAACGAACCTCCGGAGTGATTTCGATATCCATGTTTTTCTCTTTGAGTCGATTCCGGGTATCTTTCATAAGCAGGTCAACAATCTGTTCCACTTCTTTGGATTTCAAGGGCCTGAAAACAATGAGCTCATCCACCCGGTTTAAAAATTCAGGTGTAAAGGTTTTCTTTACTTCCTCCATAACCTTCTGTTTAATTTCCTGGTAGGAAAGACCTTCCTCCTGTTTTCCACCAAAACCAATGTTTGCCTGGTTCGCAATCATTCGGGCCCCCAGATTGGAGGTCATAATCACAATGGTATTCTTGAAATCAATCACTCGCCCCTGGGCATCAGTAAGACGACCCTCTTCCATAATCTGGAGAAGAATATTAAAGATATCGGGATTCGCTTTCTCGATTTCATCGAATAACACCACCGAATAAGGGCGCCGGCGCACTTTCTCAGTGAGCTGCCCTCCTTCTTCGTACCCCACGTACCCCGGAGGAGAACCTACCAGGCGTGAAACGGTAAACTTTTCCATATACTCGGACATATCGAGAATAATGAGTGCGTCCTCTTTCCCAAAAAGGAACTCAGCCAGAGCCTTAGCCAGCTCCGTTTTCCCCACTCCAGAAGGACCCAGAAATATGAAAGACCCAATAGGTCGACGAGGATCTTTGAGTCCAGCTCGAGAACGACGAATCGCTTTACAAACCGCTTTGACTGCCTCTTCCTGACCCACAATTCGCCGATGGATTTCTTCCTCCATGTGCACCAACCGTTCTTGTTCTTCCATGGCTAACCGGAAAACCGGAATACCTGTCCAGCTGGAAACGACTGCAGCAATGTCTTCCTCGGCCACGACTGGACGGCTGGAATCAACTTCCTTAAGCCAGGCCTCTTTACATTCCCGATATTTCCTTTTAAGACTCTCCTCTTCGTCACGGTAACAAGCTGCCCCTTCAAAATCTTGATTTTTGACCGCCTTTTCCTTTTTTTTCCGTACCTCTTCAATCTCTCTTTCCAGGACTTTAAGGTCTTCAGGTAAAACCGTTACCCGAAGCCGAACCCGGCTTGAAGCCTCATCCATCACGTCAATAGCTTTATCAGGGAGATACCGATCAGCAATGTACCGTTGCGAAAGGCGCACTGCAGCCTCAATCGCTTCTTCCGAAATCACTACCCGATGATGCTCCTCATATCGATCTTTAATACCCCGCAGGATTTCCACCGTCACCTCGACTGAAGGTTCATCAACATAAACCGGCTGAAAACGTCGCTCTAATGCCGAGTCTTTCTCAATATACTTCCGGTATTCGGTAATCGTTGTAGCGCCAATGGCCTGAAGCTCTCCCCGAGCCAGCGCTGGCTTTAAAATATTTGCCGCATCAATGGCTCCTTCCGCTGCCCCTGCCCCAACCAAAGTGTGAACTTCATCGATAAAGAGAACCACTTCCCTGGTCTGGACAATTTCAGAAATAATCTTTTTCAAGCGCTTTTCAAACTCACCCCGATACTTGGTTCCAGCGACAATCGCCGCAAGGTCAAGACTGACCACTCTTTTCCCCTTGAGGATTTCCGGGACTTCTCCTTTGATAATTTTCTGAGCTAGCCCCTCCACAATGGCTGTTTTACCCACTCCCGGTTCTCCAATCAGGACTGGGTTGTTTTTCGTTCGGCGACTCAAAATCTGAATAACCCGCTCGATTTCCTTTTCTCGCCCGATCACCGGGTCAAGCTTTTTCTCCATCGCCAGATGGGTTAGATCCCGACTGAACTCATCCAGAATTGGTGTACGGCTCTCCCTATCTTTGTAAGAAGGATATTCTGGAGCATTTTCGGACTTGGAAGCACCTTCGTTCAAAATCTCATAGAGCTTGCCCCGCACCGTTTCGATGTCCAATCCCAGATTTCTCAGTATCTGCGCACCAACACCCTCTCCCTCCCGAAGGATTCCAAGAAGGATGTGTTCTGTACCCACATAATTGTGACCCAGACGCCTCGTTTCGTCGAGAGCTAACTCTAAGACTCGCTTTGCTCGAGGAGTAAAAGCAACTTCCTTTGAACCTTGGTGCTCGGTTTTCTCAATCAAACTTTCCAGCTCGCTGCGCACAAGGTCAATACTGATGTCGAAACTCTCCAAAATGCGGGCAGCAATGCCCTCGCGTTCTCGCAAAAGTCCAAGCAGAAGATGTTCGGTACCAATATGATTGTGCTTCAACCGTATCGCTTCATCCTGTGCGAGGATGATGACTTTCCTTGCTCGCTCTGTATACCTCTCAAACATGATTCAAAATCCTCCTCGGCCAAATCCCCAAAATTTTCAGCGCCTCCACTCTGCTCCTCCATCTCCCCCCAGCCAGCAACCAGTTATATACCAAATCTTCCACCTCTTTATACTTTAAACCTTCTCTTTCCTCTATTATTCCCTCTTCCTCCCCGAAAAACCAGAGAGAAAGGAAATCAAATATTCCTTTTTCCATATTATCGTCTTTTCGTCCTATTTCTTGAGTAATGTTGGCCATACTTTCACAGAAATGCTCTCTTCTCGAAGGAGAATGGATGAAGTGAAGGCGTGCCTGTCTTTCCCACTTGGAAACCCTCATTCTCAGCACCTCCATGGTCTTTACCATGTTCCACTCCATGACGCCCAGAGTAAAACGATTCGAAATCTCAAAAACATGGGCCCAAACCTCTCCATTATTTCCCAGACCTTTCACCATAAGATCGTCATTATCCTGAAACCATTGCAGGATACGTTCCTCACCGTAGACAAAAGAAAGAGCCGGAAGATGAACCCAGAAATACACCTTACAACCAGTTCCCAAAAGAAGCGGTGACGCATTCAAATATCCCCATTTGAGATCATACGCATAATCAATTTCCTTTTCAATCCGGTCATCCCAGAAGTCCACCAATTTCCATAAAGAACCCACACTCACACCGGGACCCTCAGCACAGATCTCGATATGAGCATTACCATTGATCAGTACACTCTGCCATATAGACTGCACCCTTCGTAACCAAACTACTTCTCCAGAAATAATCCCCAGAAGAAGCAAAAACAAACAGCTACCGTTTTGAACTCCCATCTTCGAACCTATTTGCTTTATGTTTTGAAGTTTTTTTCTGACCTCCTCCTGCCACACAGGAGCGAAAAAAACCGAAGAAGAAAAGGGAATGCCTGCCACGTTACGAAACAAAACCACTGCACTCCTCGTGCACGGTAATTTTTTCCCTCCAATAGCCTTTTTTGGTGTCAGAGATAAAATCATCCTAAACGGGCACGTAATCGATTGATGAGATGCTTGCAGTGCTCAGCTTTCTCGTAGTTTTCTTCTTGAATACACCTTCTTAACTCGGCAAGAACCTTTGAAATATTTTGCCGGAGTCTCTGTTCCTTCTGCCAACGGACTGGAATCTTACCAACATGGAAATTTTCTACTTGTTCCTGAGCAATTTTTTGACCGATTTCTTCTCCGAAAGCCAAATAGCAGTACGGACAACCCAGAATTCCCTTTTCCCAAAAATCAAGCCTGGAAAAACCACAAAAAGGGCATATTTTTTCTTTTCCAAACCTGGAATTTATCTCTGCTTCCCACAGGCCATGGCATTCCTCTTCTTTCTCCATACGATACGTTACCGAAAGCCTTTCGGCACAGACTCGGCACACAAACAATCTATTTTTTGAAACTACCTCTCCTTGACCAGAAAAATACCCCACCAAAGTCGCTCCTTCTTGACCGCAGAGATCACACCTCATTCATTTCACCCAATCGAGAATCTGGAGGAGCATCTCCCTTAAAATCCGAGAGCGTAAACGACTTTTCTCTACACTGGAAGAAATACCCAGCTCTTCGACCCTAGAAAGAGCGTGAATCATAGCTGCCTTCATGAGCAAACCCTCCCGAGTGGTGATGAAACCCTCCCTCTCCAGCCAGTTGATGAGATCTTCAACTTCGCTCTCTTTAAGATGCCTTTCATAGTCATCCAGATAAAATACAATGGGCTCTAACCGGTCAATGGGAACTCTTTTGATGCGGACGTAACCGCTTCCTCCGCGCCGGCTCTCTACGATAAACCCCCGGAAAACGTTAAAACGAGTGGCCAAAACATAATTAATCTGAGAGGGAGCACAATCAAACTCATCTGCCAGCTTGCCTCTCTGAATAACAACCATCCGATTGGGAGAACTCTCTATCATCCTGATGATATACTTCTCTATGGTATCACAAAGGGAGTACATCCGTAACCACCCCCTTTTTTGACTATTCCTGACGTTCTCATTATACCGAAACCACGAAATTTGTCAATCATTCCGAGGACGCAAAATGGGAAAAAGAATGACTTCTCGAATAGAAGGCGAATCTGTCAAGAGCATCACCAGCCGGTCGATACCAACTCCCAGGCCACCGGTGGGTGGCATTCCGTATTCTAATGCTTCGATATAGTCTTCATCAATCAGATGAGCTTCGATATCCCCTTTTTCTCTTTTTCGCACTTGTTCCTCAAATCGCTTCCGCTGTTCAATGGGGTCGTTGAGCTCGCTATAAGCATTTCCCACTTCTTCCTTTCCGATGAAAAGTTCAAAGCGCTCTGCAAGCCTCGAGTCCTCTTTTTTGGTCCTAGCCAGTGGAGAAATCTCGGTAGGATAATCAAGTACAAAAGTGGGATGGATCAATCTCGGTTGAAGGAATTTTTCCAAAAACTCGTTGACCAGTTTCCCTCTATCCCAACCATCTTCACAAACTATGCCATTTTGCCTAGCTACTTCTTTCATTTTTTCAGTGGAATCTTCCAAAATATCTATGCCGACCAGCTCTCGCAGTGCTTCCCTGAGGGAAATTCTCTTCCAGGGAGGAGTAAAATCAATAGTCATGGATTGATAGATCACTTCATACCGGCCCAAAATGGTCATAACCACTTCAGAAAGCATCTCTTCACAGATCCGCATCATGGTTTCATAGTTTCCATAAGCTTCATAAAGCTCAAGCATGGTGAACTCGGGATTATGTCGCACGGAAATCCCTTCATTTCGAAAATTCCGATTAATTTCGTATACCTTCTCCAACCCTCCTACAATCAATCTTTTGAGAAAAAGTTCAGGAGCAATACGCAGGTACAAATCCATACCCAGGGCGTTATGAAAAGTTTTAAAAGGACGAGCCAAAGCACCCCCCGGAATGGTTTGCATCATGGGCGTCTCCACTTCCAGAAACCCTCGCCGATCCAGAAAACGTCGCAATTCAGAAAGTAAACGAGAGCGAAGGAGAAAAATGGAACGAACCTCTGAATTCATAATGAGATCCAGGTACCGCTTCCGGTAACGGACTTCCACTTCTTTGAGTCCATGCCATTTTTCGGGAAGAGCATTTAAACATTTACTCAAAAAAGCAAATTTTTCCGATAGTACCGTGAGTTCCCCACTGTGAGTGTAAAAGACCGTTCCTTCCACCCCAATCCAGTCACCGACATCAATCATTCTAAAAATGGCAAACTGATCTTCCCCAACGATATCCTTCTTTACATATACCTGGATTTTTCCAGTACGGTCCTGAAGGTCAGCAAAAATGGCCTTCCCGTGCTTACGCAGGGCCATCACCCGACCAGCAATTTTGACCCTCATACCCTCCTGCAAAAACGTTTCCGGAGACCTGCGTAAATCTTCAATCACATGGGTTCTTTCAAAGTAATCCCCGTACGGATTCACGCCAAGTTCCCTCAAAACTCT
This region includes:
- the lysS gene encoding lysine--tRNA ligase, whose translation is MSAESLDVDIEAKFSKLRVLRELGVNPYGDYFERTHVIEDLRRSPETFLQEGMRVKIAGRVMALRKHGKAIFADLQDRTGKIQVYVKKDIVGEDQFAIFRMIDVGDWIGVEGTVFYTHSGELTVLSEKFAFLSKCLNALPEKWHGLKEVEVRYRKRYLDLIMNSEVRSIFLLRSRLLSELRRFLDRRGFLEVETPMMQTIPGGALARPFKTFHNALGMDLYLRIAPELFLKRLIVGGLEKVYEINRNFRNEGISVRHNPEFTMLELYEAYGNYETMMRICEEMLSEVVMTILGRYEVIYQSMTIDFTPPWKRISLREALRELVGIDILEDSTEKMKEVARQNGIVCEDGWDRGKLVNEFLEKFLQPRLIHPTFVLDYPTEISPLARTKKEDSRLAERFELFIGKEEVGNAYSELNDPIEQRKRFEEQVRKREKGDIEAHLIDEDYIEALEYGMPPTGGLGVGIDRLVMLLTDSPSIREVILFPILRPRND
- the ispD gene encoding 2-C-methyl-D-erythritol 4-phosphate cytidylyltransferase, which translates into the protein MAGTRFFVVVVAAGVGERMNCATPKQYLPIFGKPVLAHTLDVFERCAEIEEVITVINALHEDLFVTQIWKQYRYRKMRRYVFGGQRRQDSVYQGLLMLKEYQDDFVLVHDGVRPLLDQGTLQRCLKDLKEYDAVCCAVPCVDTLKLTEDGKIIQGTLDRKKIWRAQTPQGFRIRILWEALQRAEQDGFWGTDDASLVERLGMPVHIVVGSEDNLKITTPQDLVFAEEWLRWRIGS
- a CDS encoding CtsR family transcriptional regulator, whose amino-acid sequence is MYSLCDTIEKYIIRMIESSPNRMVVIQRGKLADEFDCAPSQINYVLATRFNVFRGFIVESRRGGSGYVRIKRVPIDRLEPIVFYLDDYERHLKESEVEDLINWLEREGFITTREGLLMKAAMIHALSRVEELGISSSVEKSRLRSRILREMLLQILDWVK
- the radA gene encoding DNA repair protein RadA — translated: MTYFCKTCGYSTPSWLGRCPQCGEWNSFYEVEKSSRKKLSSSSSFCVPSSLAEMQDNLSPREKRFSTGLKEVDRVLGGGVVEGSLLLLSGDPGIGKSTLLLKIAEGMTRFGKKVLYVSSEESLHQIYLRVERLQMERSPHLFLLSTDDFEEITAVLSSLAPQVVIVDSIQNLGKGTTELLPGSVALIRELSIQFMEIAKRNNVALFLVGHVTKEGLVAGPKTLEHLVDVVLYLEGDPQRPLRMLRGIKNRFGSTQEVGILEMREEGLSEVLDPSSYFVGDGEMSSIGTVRTVLAEGKRTMMIEVQSLVSPSYFDFPRRVSLGLDLNRLHLLLAVLEKVTRVRFAKQDVYLSLGGGIRATEVAIDLAVCCSVLSSRMNKAMDRSVVYCGEVSLNGEIRPVSFLEQRVQEALRMGAKRIVTFTPHHTLPSRYAAITWSLYRHIGEALKQEGFLS
- a CDS encoding PIN domain-containing protein is translated as MGIKMKIGASLFRFFPRIADVFSRTSAIDILVGLGGLIVGLVIGVLLTYPISFLPFKLSSLPLLVTIICGVLGITLFLVRKEDIISVFTGIPRMRLLRGQSVGGKILDTSVIVDGRIADICKTGFIEGEIIVPRFVLKELQQVADSQDPLKRNRGRRGLDILNKIRKEKRVNVRIVDRDFPDVKDVDAKLIKLAKAIGARVITNDFNLNKIAELEGVEVLNINELSNALKPYVLPGEELRVQIIREGKEADQGVGYLDDGTMVVVEEGKKYINTVVDTIVTSVLQTPAGRMIFTRLKARS
- a CDS encoding ATP-dependent Clp protease ATP-binding subunit; the protein is MFERYTERARKVIILAQDEAIRLKHNHIGTEHLLLGLLREREGIAARILESFDISIDLVRSELESLIEKTEHQGSKEVAFTPRAKRVLELALDETRRLGHNYVGTEHILLGILREGEGVGAQILRNLGLDIETVRGKLYEILNEGASKSENAPEYPSYKDRESRTPILDEFSRDLTHLAMEKKLDPVIGREKEIERVIQILSRRTKNNPVLIGEPGVGKTAIVEGLAQKIIKGEVPEILKGKRVVSLDLAAIVAGTKYRGEFEKRLKKIISEIVQTREVVLFIDEVHTLVGAGAAEGAIDAANILKPALARGELQAIGATTITEYRKYIEKDSALERRFQPVYVDEPSVEVTVEILRGIKDRYEEHHRVVISEEAIEAAVRLSQRYIADRYLPDKAIDVMDEASSRVRLRVTVLPEDLKVLEREIEEVRKKKEKAVKNQDFEGAACYRDEEESLKRKYRECKEAWLKEVDSSRPVVAEEDIAAVVSSWTGIPVFRLAMEEQERLVHMEEEIHRRIVGQEEAVKAVCKAIRRSRAGLKDPRRPIGSFIFLGPSGVGKTELAKALAEFLFGKEDALIILDMSEYMEKFTVSRLVGSPPGYVGYEEGGQLTEKVRRRPYSVVLFDEIEKANPDIFNILLQIMEEGRLTDAQGRVIDFKNTIVIMTSNLGARMIANQANIGFGGKQEEGLSYQEIKQKVMEEVKKTFTPEFLNRVDELIVFRPLKSKEVEQIVDLLMKDTRNRLKEKNMDIEITPEVRSFIAKEGYDPNFGARPLRRAIQRILEDPLSDLMLKGVFKEGDKVLVTLEEGKANFTKILPLELSLKA